In Oryctolagus cuniculus chromosome 18, mOryCun1.1, whole genome shotgun sequence, the DNA window ACTTAAGTGTGCATGGCCACACCGGGCTGGCTTCCTGGTGCCCGCCAAGGAGCCCCAAGTCTCCCGTGCCTCTGGGCAGATGGGGTGCAGATCTGGTATGCAGAGGAGGGGAACAGGAGGTGCAGGCCAGGCTCCCGGTGGGCGATGGCTGCCGAGAGAGAGGTTTCAGCCTCAGCCTGGCAGTGTCCCTTTCACCACAGACAGCTTGAGGGAGCACTGTGCTGGGGACTACAAAGCGCACTTGGCCCCAGTCCACCAAGCCAAGTGACTGACTGCTTCTCCTAAGAAGTCTTTGACAAACTTGCCAGACTTACCCCTGCCCCTACCCAGTTTGTTTTCTGGGTACTTGAGTCTGATCCCTGATGTTTGTAAGGCCGTCCATCACATAGGCTGAAGGTAAATGATCTCATCCATTTTAGGGACTTCTCATCTTGAACCATCAACAGCAGAATCCCAACCAGAGACCTCCTTGAACCTGCTGCAGAACGAGGACAGGCACACGGCCCACACAGCTGAGGAAGTCGGGCGAGATGGACTGTGACAGGTGAGCCACACGTGTGACTCTGCATGTAATAGCCACGTTTTTATCTAGGTAGTCtttatgtggaaggcagagaagaagacagagagagagagagagagagagagatcccatctgtaCGTTCATACCCACAGAggcctgcacagccagggctgggccaggccaaagccaggagcctggaactcagtccaggagtCCCGTGCAGgtggctgcattagcaggaagctggactccagcCCTAAACCctagcactcccatgtgggaagcgtcctaaccactgtgccaagtacTCACCcctgtaggcagcctttggacaagtcAAGGCTAATCTAGGCCTCTGGTTTTCCTGGGaaaagaaagtcacatactcccattcTGAAGAAGGATGTCAATCAAGAACAAGTCCTGTACAGgtggctgcattagcaggaagctggactccagcCCAGAACCCTAGCACTCCCGTGTGAGAAGTGTCTTAATCGCTGTGCCAAGTACTCACCCCTGTAGGCAGCCGTTGGACAAGTCTAGGCTAATCTAGGCCTGTGGTTTTCCTGGGaaaagaaagtcacatactcccattcTGAAGAAGGATGTCAATCAAGAACAAGTCCTGTACAGgtggctgcattagcaggaagctggactccagcCCAGAACCCTAGCACTCCCGTGTGAGAAGTGTCTTAATCGCTGTGCCAAGTACTCACCCCTGTAGGCAGCCGTTGGACAAGTCTAGGCTAATCTAGGCCTGTGGTTTTCCtgggaaaaaaaagtcacatactcccattcTGAAGAAGGATATCAATCAAGAAcgctctgttaaaattatctgtgctaCCGGAGGCCCCATAAGTTGCTTATGTAcattgttatcttttgtgcttctttgttctgCAGCTGGTTATGTGTAAATACACCTGGGACTTTAGAATAAATGAGCATatatcagccttgttgtcttggctccattctctgcacctttgtccctcttttcattcccactccctccttcaagTTCCGTTCCACTGTGCGGCTGGCCCGCACACCCCTAGCTCTGTCTTAAAGTAAAaagaggggttggcattgtggtggtACAggcaaggctgctgcctgcacagctggcatcccatttggggctggtttgagtcctggctgctccacttccagtccagctccctgctaatgcacctgggaaattagagggcgatggcccaagtgcttaggcccctgccaccgacgtgcgagaccaggaacaagcttctggctcctggcttcagtctagcccagctgtggctattacagccatttggggagtgaaccagtagatggaaaatctctctctctaactgcctttcaaacaaacaaaaaaagcaaaaagaaacaggTGCCATTGATTCTCCTTTCAGCTACTTTTTTTGTTGTGATAAAATACATACAACATCAAGTttaccattttagccattttaaagGGAATGACCCAGTCAAGTCACATTTAGCCCATTCATGATCTGGTGCAACCACCACCTGTCTGGTTCCAGGACATCCCATCACACCCAAAGGGAGCCCGAGACCTACTGAGCATCACCCCAGCCCCTGACAGCCACTACTCTGCCTTCTGCCCCTGTGGATTTTTTCATTCTAGACAATCCACATGAAGGGAGCTGTAGAACACCTggcccctgggcctggctctggcctccgcCTGTCCTGCCCCCATGGCCGGTCTGTGCTGTGGCACGCGTCAGGTGTCAGTGCTGTCTGTGGCCAGCGATGTTCCATGGCCTGGATGTGCCTGTCCTGTGGATCTGACCACCACCGGGGGGCACTTGCCTCTTTCTTTTCCCACCTTGTAGCCATTATGGATAGCACTGCTGTGAACATCCAGTATTTGCTTGAACACcagttttcaattcttttgcGTAGACGCCTAGGAATGTAATTGCTGAGTGATAAAGTAATTCTGTTttaactgccaaactgttttccaccaCGGCCACACCCTACCGTTAATGTTAATAGCATATGGTCCAGCCACACTCTCAGTGTCCACGGGAGATGGTTCCAGGACCCCTCACGGATACCAAAATCCTtgaatgctcaagtcccttacataaGATGGCACAGTATTTGCCCAGACCTACAAACATCCTActctatactttatttttaaatgtacttacttaggggccagcagtgtggcatagtgggttaagccactacctgcaatgacAGTATcctttgggcaccagtttgagtgccggctgctccgcttctgatccagctcccagttaatgcacctggaaaagcagcaaaagatggcccaagtgcctgggcccctgaacccatggggagacccagatggagttcctggttcctggctgcggcctggcccagccctggccattgcagccatttcgggagtgaaccagcagatggaagatctgttcttcctctttctctgtcactctgcctttcaaataaataaagtaaatgtttttaaaaaatcaaataaattcatttttgttttatcatgagcaagccagacagggcaaataagattacagatcaggtcttttgatgggttttgttcctgctTTGTTATTGATTGTCAAGTTGAtagtcaggatttttttttctttcttccccaaaattgtgcttaaaaacccgaGAATCACCTGCCCCTTCCGGTTTTGCCTCTGTTGGAGCTCCCCTCCTGGCCACTGCAccaggaggtctctgacttaaataaatcttgcttggccggtgccgcggctcactaggctaatcctccgccttgcggcaccagcacgccaggttctagtcccggtcagggcaccgaattctgtcccggttgcccctcttccaggccagctctctcctgtgcctgggagtgcagtggaggatggcccaagtgcttgcccatgggagaccaggataagtacctggctcctgccaggatatcagcgtggtgcgccggccgcagcgcgccggccgcggcggccattggagggtgaaccaacggcaaaggaagacctttttctctctctctctctctcactgtccactctgcctgtccaaaaaaataaataaataaataaataaataaataaataaatcttgcttttagataaaataaacaaatagaatgaaTTGATGCCTAATAATTGTACACACTTACGGGGCTCCGTGTGATCATTTAATGCGCGTGTAGGAATGCATGTAATGTAATGTGTAGGAAGGATGATGACTGGATCGAGGCACTCACGTCTCCAGCTCCTTAGACATTTCTTCTTTGTGCTGAGAACCTTCAAATTCCTGATGTAGGATCGTTACAAATGTGTGATAAACCAGGTGCCGTGCTACAGAACGCTGGAACCTGCCTCGCATCCCACTGCAGCTTGATGTCTGTTAGCCGACCTCTCCATCCCCACAGCTCCTTCGCCTTCCTAATCTCTGGAGACCGACTGTACTCTCTACTTCTACCACATTCAGCTTTTTAGCTTCCACTGGGAGTGAGAAcgtgtggtgtttgtctttctgagccTGGCACGTTCGCTCACtcaccctctctcactctctctcgctctcgctctccttctctttcttaagatttatttatttatttgaaaggcagagggacagagagagagagggagggtgggagagagctcttccatccattggttcattccccaaatgggccaggctgcagccaggagccgggaactctgtctgagtctcccatgtaaagggcaggggccccagcacttgggccgtctgctgctgctctcccgggcacattagcagggagctggatcggaagcagagcagccaaggcttgaactggtgctgccGCATAGGCTCTAGTATCACGGGCAGCTGCTTGAGaccctgcgccacagcgcggtCTCTGGTTTATTCCACTTAgttcccccgccccccaccattCCCGGTTCCATCCACGTTGCTGCAGACGACAGATTTCGTTCTTTTTGCAGTCGAATAGTGCTCCATTGTGTTCCTAGGCCACGTCTCCCTTGCCCGTTCACCCGCCGATGGACACACAGGTCGAGGCTGTGTTTTTGCCATTGTGAGCggtgctgcaataaacagggCAGCGCAGTGAAGGCTTTGATGTGCTGGTTTCTTTCCCTGGGCTACATGCACAGTGGTGGACCAGCTACCAAACTGTTCTCACTCTTCCCGTCCTGCTGTGAATCGTCCGTCATTTGtgggttttgtttctgtttgtccTGGGAAGCGCTGAGGTTTCCGTAATTCCTGGGATCCAGAAAGAAGAGAAGGCGGCCGTGGAGAAACGCAGCCAACAGGTGCTGGCGGCTCTGAAAAAGCTGAACATCGAGGCCGATGAGGTAGGGAGGAGTCAGGGCCTGGGAGTTCTGGGGGCTCTGGGGTTGTCCCTGGGTGCCTGGGGTCCCAGCCCGACTCAGCCGGGGTGAGCAGAGGTAAGAGGAGGAAACaacagcaacacagaacaacGCCCTGTGCCAGAAGGAGCCCAGACTCCCTCTCATCCCCAACTCTTCCCAAGGATCGAACCCCTAACCAATCCTCCCCACAACGCCCAGGCCCCGGTCATTGCCGTGCTGTGCTCCGGTGGGGGGCTGCGGGCCCACATCGCCTGCCTGGGGGTCCTGAGTGAGCTCCAAGAACTCGGCCTGTTGGACGCTGTCACATACCTGGCAGGGGTCTCGGGGTCCACCTGGTAAGTGTCCCCTTTGgggatgggaggcagcaggctgacTTCTGAAACAATGCAAGAGCGTCGTCTTCCTGACGCCAAGTGCCTGCtcgtttttgttttaaaaaaagattttatttatgttaagaggctgtgtgtgtgtgtgtgtgtgagagagagagagagatcttccttccactgatccactccccaagtggccacagcagccagggctgggccaggctgaggccaggagcctggaactggcGGTGGGTGGAACACAGCCCCTTTTagcttctctgcctctgtgatgCAGTATTGAGTTCAGTCTGTGTAAGACTTTCCACTCAAGAGGCCCAGACAGCAGGAATGAAGCACTcacacctgtgcacctgctccaagCCCAGGGTAGACATTACTAATTGATTGTGGCACATTTTCTGTGCAAGAGCCAAGAACAAAccagggagcaggggccagagtgagatggggcaggctgaggcaggaATGTTGGACCTAGCTGGATAGATTGAATTTCTTTCTAAGCTCAAGCTTTGACGCACAGCTGAGTTTTGAGCTGGGCACGGAGGATGAGGTTACTGGTTAATGGAGACAGTTGCATGAAGAGCAGAGAAGCAGAGCGTGGGAGTGAGGCAGGTCCTGCAGGGTCTCACCCAGGACCCCAGGATGCCCTGAAAGCCTGTCTTACGTGCTGAGCGGTATGGCACAGTGTTTAAGAGAACTGCCTCGCtgcagaaccccggggtgctgccGGCACAGGAATCTCATGGTTTGTTACTTAGCGGCGTTCCTTGGAGGTACATGACACTGTGGTCTGCACCTCAGCCCTCCTATTCTCGGCTGAAGTCCTTGCAGGCTGTGCGTTCTCTTTCCACGGTGTTTGTTTTTAGTAAATTACTCTCCACTTCCTGAAGGACAGCGGCACCAAGGGGGCTCTGCATCCCCGCCCAGCCCTCTCCTCCCACTTGCCTCTCCTGGAGCCTGGAAGCCCTTTCCTCACACGGCCTCTTAGCAATGCATCTTCGTCCTCAGAGTCCCTGTGAGGAGGCCTGGCCCGGGGCCCTGTAGCCACAGCACTGAGGTCTGTGCCCAGCACCCCCACcgctctttccttccctccccgcAGCTGAAGAAGGACTACCTGGACGGCGTGGGCGACACCCTGGACCTCATGGTGATTGGCGCCTACCTGGGCCGGGGGAAGCGTGCCGGCCGCTACGGGGGCTTTCTGCTGGCCTGCTATGATGAAGACACCGAGGGACTGCAGGCCATCTGCAAGGTCTGGGCGCCGGGCCGACCCTAGGGGGCTTCCTGTGGGCGCCTCAGGAGGGCCCAGGTCCACAGACAGACAGCCCTCCCAGTGAGGAAGGATCCGACTGCAGCAGGGCTACTGTGGACGTCGGGAACCGCGTCCGGCTGCCTGGTGCTCGCTTAGCCTAGAGAGGACTGTCCCTTCTCTGTGACAGGAAGTCTGGCGGCAGCGGCCCCTGCAGGGCCTCTTCTCTCCCCACAGTTGTCTTTCTGATGGGCTCTGGTCTCGTCGTCGCAGTGTAGCTGCAAGTGTGCCGGCCATCAGGGCCTTGCATGCTGCAGACACCAGAAGAGAGGACCCAGGCAGCAGCACtgcggggcaggggtggagctgcCATTTGGGAGGCCTGGGCTTGAGCCTCGGCACTACTTCtgccacagctccctgctagtgggcaccctggcaagcagcaggtgatggcccaagtttggggtccctgtcaccgacatgggagacctcgagaaagctcctgacttcaacctgacccagccccagcgatggcaggcatttaggggtgaactagtgggtgggagaatgagtctctctctctctctctctctctctctctctctctctctctctttcacacacacacacacacacacacactgcacttcAGATGAGTAAATAATAAAGAACAATGCACAGGGCCAAGGCCTGTGCCTCCTGGAATTTCCCTCCATGGCTGGTCCCTGTCTGCAGGGGCCACTGAGAAAGTCAGGCCTTTATGGCTGTGCAGTGTGACCGGGTCTCCCTCACCCAGCAGACTGAGTGAGAAACAGCACCAGTAACTCCACAGAGGcagtttgctttctttctttttatttatttttgtaaagatttatttatttgaaaggcagagttacagagaggcagaggcaaagagagaggtcttccatccgctggttcactccccagatggccacaatggccagagctgcgcctatctgaagccaggagccaagagtttcctttgggtctcccacatgggtgcaggggcccaaggacctgggccgtcttctgcttctttcccaggccacagcagagagctggatcggaaatggagcagcctggacttgaacaatgcccatattggatgcgggcactgcaggcggcggctgtacccactgcgccacagcgccggcccctggcagTTTTCTTGATGCATCTTTGAAGTTGTGACCTTTGTCTCTGAgtcattctctttttttgttttttcctccttaaatagtttatttaaaaaacacattttaaaaatctatttatgttGCAAGACAGTGacatctcccatcccctggttcacgcCCCGCAAAggtcagcaacagccaggactgggccaggccaaagctgggagcccgggactccagctgggtctcccacgtgggtggcagggacccaagcaaatgagccgcccctgctgcctcccagggcacacactaGCAGGAGACTGGACTCGGAGTGGAGTCGGGACTGAAGCCCAGGCTCCCCAGCGTGCCCTCCCCAGTACTTTATTCTGTGAAGCTTGGGGTGTGACGTGGAGCCTACGACAGCGCTCTGAGGTGCAGCCGCGCCGAGTTCCTGAACCAGTTCTCTGCACTTGATTTCAGCCACTTGTCCTTAAGAACGACGTCCTCACTGCACTGGGTTAGCCTGTGTGGTCTGTGACACAGGTGCCTTTGCAGTCCAGCAGTGTCAGTCTGTCGCCACCCAGCAGTGCTGGGATAGAGCTCCATTTGTCCGACGGGCAGAGATGCCgtttgctggcccactccccaaacacttggcgacggccaggactggaccgggcagggccaggagccaggagccaggagctcggagctcGGTCATGGCCTCccatggcagggatccagttgcctcagccatcacctgcctcacagggtgtgtgttggtaggaagctggatccataGCAGAAtgaggatttgaacccaggccctgcgGTGTGGGTGCACGTGTCCCCCGCAGGGCCTTGACTGCTGCACCAAAAGGCCTCCGCTAGTAGTATCATCGGCACAAAAGGCGAAAAGGTGGCTGAGGTTCTCAGTACCAGAGACCCAGTACCAGTACCACTGTGCACAGTGGGTGAGCAGCGCCTCGCTGTGATGCCTCACGCCTGCTGCTCGGGCGGGGCGGGAAACCTCGGGGTTAGGATTGGAGATGATGGTGAGCTCAGGGGGTGACCTCCCAGACAGGACCAGAGCCAGAGGATGGGGTCCCCACACCGCACCCCCATTCTGTGGGTGTCCTCTGACCCGCGTCTTCCCTGCAGCTGGGGACCGGCTTCAGCGACgaggagctggaggagcagcACCAGAGCCTCCAGGTGAGCTGCGTGGCCTCTCAGCCTCCGCCGTCGGAGGGTTCAGGGTGCGGGCAGGAGGGCGGCGGGGTCAGGCCCCAGCTCTGCCGGCTGCTGGTCACAGGACCGTCTCCGGCCCGGAGCCTCGGTCACACCGGGGCTGCAGGGCATCTCCCTGCTCAGGGCCTTGTCACACTGGAGCCACAGGGCCGTCACCCCACCCAGAGCCTCGGTCACACTGGGGCTTGCCGAGCGCCATTCAGGTGTTCCCGGGTTGTGCCCGTGGAACACTTAGAGAGCCCCGGGTGAGAGGGGCGCTGGGGAATGCGAGCCCTGGGTGTGGTGTCTGGATCGCGGTTCTGCCTCCGTCCGTGCTATCCTCCCTTTctgttccctcctctctctgggccTTGGCTCCCTCCCTACCCCTCCAGCTCTGGGTCcctcttcttctgggtctccgttCCCATCCCTTTGCCTCTGTAGTGTCCCGTCTCCGCTgcattccatttctttccttttcctgcttCCCTTACTACCCCTCTcagcctgcctgctccctgccccctctctctgcctgccccctccctgcccctctctcagcctgcctcctccctgccccctctctcagcctgcttcctccctgcccccctctctgcctgccccctccctgccccctctctcagcctgcctcttccctgccacctctctctgcctgcccctccctgcccctctctcagcctgcctcctccctgccccctctcagcCTGCCCACtccccgctccctctctctgcctgccccctccctgcccctctctcagcctgcctcctccctgcaccctctcagcctgcctcctccccaccccctctctctgcctgccctctctctcagcctgcctcctccctgcaccctctctctgcctgcccacTCTCTCAGCCTGCCTCCTCCCCGCACCCTCTCTctacctgcctcctccctgccccctctttcTGCTGTCTCCTCTGTCCCCATCCCTCATTTTTCCACCTTGTTCCCCACCCTTGGCCTTGGCGAGGATCTGagaccctctcttcctctttcccactgcaggccctggtgctgcccgcgccccgcccctATGTGCAGGCCGGTGGTGCCGTGGCCCCTGACCACTGGCTGGACCCCACCACCGTGTGGGAGGTGAAGTGTgcggatctctccctctctcccatctaCCCTGCTGCCCGTGGCCTGGTGAGTGCTGGGCTGGGTGTGGCCTGTAATGGATCCCAGTAAGGCAAGCAGGGAGCAGAAGTTTCCTGGCGGCTCTGCcctcggggccagtgctggggacgCACCTGCCGTCTTCAGCAGGGCGGGTGTCCGGGGAGGAGCAGGCGCTGTCCTGGAGATTCCTCTGATCCTTCAGAGCCCAGCTGGCACCTCTTTTCCTGGTTGGAAGTGGGGGAACGTGTACTTCTGATCTGACTTGTCTCATTTCCGACTCGCACGGCACGTTAGAGCCAGGGCGCCTGGGCAGTGCTCACGGGCAGCCATGCCCGTCTCCTGTCTGCCCGGGACGGGGACAgaggtgtgtcgctcccccattcgcggaggaacgacacaggaccctgcgctgttcttttatctgcttggcccttcccgggtttgctgctggttcttcccgggttggctaccgtcccttccacctccgtggaggggcggctccccctgccactttccccacttccgcgggggagcggcacaccgccggccggctctctcgggggctgctcagatgttatccgctggttcctggtgcatgttttctctctcctcctttatagtcctcttccaccaatcccaactctgctacccacatgccgagcacgctgctctcctccaatcaggagcaagatcagctcctgcagctcatcagtcaaattggcgagaggcagctgtgtagaagttgtttactcctctcccagcgccatattgtgggagagcagatgcatagaataagtcttaattccagtaaggtagttagtccgagttgctccccacaggggtggGGACGTGAGCGTCTCCACCATAAACGTGCAGGTGCCTGTGAGGCTGgaaggtgggatttgaacccatgaTCTGGCTCTGGATCCAGGCCTGTGCCTGTCGTAGCGGCTGCTGTGGCGGCCAGTATTGCTCAAGCGCTTACACAGCAGGCACCAGGCGTCCACACGTTTCTCAGCTTCCTGAGCCCTTACCACAGCCTGGTGCTCAGCCCCTCTGTGTGGATCGGGCGCCgaggccagagggaagggggagggagacgaCCGGAGGTGGCTGTGGCCGCACGGAGGTCGCAGCATCACCCCTGCTGCAGGTGGACAAGGAGAAGGGGATCTCCCTTCGCTTCCCTCGCTTTGTTCGCGTCCGGAAAGACAAGATGCCGGAAGAGGCCACCACCGGTGCTGAGGTGAGGCTCTCGGGAAGGGGGTGTCGGGCCGGGCCTGCTTCCGGGAGAGGGCCCGCCTGACCACCGCCTCCCTCGCAGGTGGCCGATCTGTACTGGAGGCAGAGTCAGATTCAGAACCAACAGTACGAGGACTCGGACACCGACTTGGAAGATTTCTTCTGAGCCCCGCCCGGCTGGAGGACCGCAGGGCAGCGCCCGAGCTTGAGTTCCGTGTCTGGGACTCATTCACTGACTTCCCTCAATAAACAGTCGTCAGACACCCACGCTCTGGGGCACGGCCCTCAGCATTGATTTAATACGTGCTTCGAGCGCCTGAACCAGTGCCGTGCCATGGATCCCTGTGCGCGACTGCAGGCCACCTGCCCAGAGCCCAGTGCCACTGGGGACTCTGATGTCTCACTCACTCGTAATTTAGACACTCTTGTGGCTGACAGTCTGAAGTGCGCATTTGTGAGAGAGCACGTGTGAGCACGTGTGTGTCAGCACATGAGTGTGCATaagtgtgtgcgtgcacatgagtgcctgtgtttgagcaTGTGTGAGTGTCCGTGAGTGTGAGAGAGCGTGTGTGCCCTCCCAGCAGTCCTGCAGGGAGGCTCTGTCCGGAACCCAGTGAGGGGACAGGGAAACAGGAAGGGCTGTGACCGGGCAGCAGGCTGCAGCCCCAGACCTCTGGAgcagggctcccagctctgccacccactggggaagGCACCCCAGTGCATGGTGGGTCCGGGTGGTCAAGGCCAGTCCAGTGCCCCCACCACACCCGCATCCACCCCGGGTCAGGTCAGATGTGTGCGCACCAGGGCCGGCCCAGGGGAGGTCTGTTGGTTTGTGATGCAGAAGCTTCCGGAAGGGCCTGGCAGCCTCCCCTGGACTGTGGCCCcgctggagcagggccagcctGAGCTGGGAGGACAGAGCAGGGCAGCCTGCGAGACTGCGGGGTTCCCCTGTTGGCCCGCGGCTCTCGGGACTCCTGTTCCTGCAATAGGGGCCAAATAAGATAGGGAGTGTGGTCCCCTGAGTCAGCCTTGCCTGGGCCCTCTTCAAAGTCGGGGCACACCCAAACCTGGTGCCTCAGACTGGGGAGGGTTGGCTTGGGACACTCGGGTTGGAATCGCTGGGCGTTTGTTGCGGAGTTATGGGGAGGGTGCTGAAGTTGCGGGAGATACCAGTAGGGCACAGTGACAGACAGTGCTTGCCTCCCACGGAGGGCAGATGGGCTCGAACAGCTGGGAATGGCCAGGCCAGGATCCAGGGCAACGCTTAGCAACCTGTGCTGGTCCCTGGAGTGTTGGGTGCAAaagaggcctgggccctgggactGAGCCCCACATGCCACCCCCTCCCACTGCCTGGCTGCCGGCCCTCACTGCCCCGTGCCAAGGGGGAAGTAACCCTCGATCGTGCTGAGTCACTGAGATGGGCTGGGAGTCTGGGTGGCCCTGACCTGGCTGGCGCGCGAGGGGCCTGGTGCTGAGAGGAGCACGCGGGACGGGAAGGGGCAGGTGGGCCATCCTTAGACCCGATTTTTGGACAAGGAGAGGTGGGATAGAGGCTCAGGGTCGGCAGAGCACAGGCCCCAGCACGAGAACCCAGGTGGTTTTTAGAAGCCATACTTGCCACTTCCGAGGGGGACCTCCTTATTCCTGCCCTCACGGACGTGCACATCCCCAACAGGGTGGCGGGAAGCGGCACAGTTGTGGGGGTCAGAGGGCCTCCGTGTCGCTGGGCTCATGTCAAGGAGTGGGTGGGGCTGGATCCTTCTGCAgcctgggggagtgggggggtgCGCTTCTTG includes these proteins:
- the LOC138846419 gene encoding DNA ligase 1-like, which produces MDCDSAEVSVIPGIQKEEKAAVEKRSQQVLAALKKLNIEADELKKDYLDGVGDTLDLMVIGAYLGRGKRAGRYGGFLLACYDEDTEGLQAICKLGTGFSDEELEEQHQSLQALVLPAPRPYVQAGGAVAPDHWLDPTTVWEVKCADLSLSPIYPAARGLVDKEKGISLRFPRFVRVRKDKMPEEATTGAEVADLYWRQSQIQNQQYEDSDTDLEDFF